A window of the Halopseudomonas phragmitis genome harbors these coding sequences:
- a CDS encoding mechanosensitive ion channel domain-containing protein, giving the protein MLETLGQLPATITISDSLWQHLISTVLLLLTVFIARALAGRFIRKTVNSIELQRKWLVNTRNGFLLLLLLGLVIIWGNELRTLALSIVAIAVAFVVATKELILCVTGSILKTGSGSFNIGDRIQIKDFRGDVIDQSLLATTILEVGPGKITHQRTGRMIVIPNALFVSEPVINESFTHDFVFHVFTVPFKREDNWQAAQQAFLDAANRHCEPYLEAVRRYMKRFNVQRGLEVPSVEPRVTIQVPVAGEVHLIVRLPTRSGQRGYIEQTVLSEVLSKHDFAAKKPEVSSLPESDPAATT; this is encoded by the coding sequence ATGCTTGAAACACTTGGTCAACTGCCGGCCACCATCACCATTTCCGATAGTTTGTGGCAACACCTGATCAGCACGGTGTTGCTGTTGCTGACGGTTTTTATCGCCCGGGCGCTGGCGGGCCGCTTCATTCGCAAGACCGTGAACTCCATCGAGCTGCAGCGCAAGTGGCTGGTCAATACCCGCAATGGGTTCCTGTTGCTGCTGTTGCTGGGGCTGGTGATCATCTGGGGCAATGAACTGCGGACCCTGGCGCTGTCGATTGTGGCTATTGCGGTGGCCTTCGTGGTGGCGACCAAGGAGCTGATCCTGTGCGTAACCGGCTCGATCCTGAAAACCGGCTCGGGGTCGTTCAATATCGGTGACCGTATTCAGATCAAGGACTTCCGTGGTGACGTGATCGATCAGAGCTTGCTGGCTACCACCATTCTGGAGGTTGGGCCGGGCAAGATTACCCACCAGCGTACCGGTCGGATGATTGTCATCCCCAATGCGTTGTTCGTCTCTGAACCGGTTATCAATGAAAGCTTTACCCATGATTTTGTCTTCCATGTATTCACTGTGCCGTTCAAGCGTGAGGACAACTGGCAGGCCGCCCAGCAGGCATTCCTGGACGCGGCCAACCGCCACTGCGAGCCCTATCTTGAGGCGGTGCGGCGCTACATGAAACGCTTCAATGTTCAGCGCGGGCTGGAGGTGCCATCGGTCGAGCCGCGGGTAACCATCCAGGTCCCGGTGGCTGGTGAAGTGCATCTGATCGTGCGCCTGCCGACTCGCTCCGGGCAGCGCGGCTATATCGAACAGACAGTGCTCAGCGAAGTGCTATCCAAGCATGACTTCGCAGCGAAAAAGCCGGAAGTGAGCAGTCTTCCCGAGTCTGACCCGGCGGCAACGACGTAA
- the pnp gene encoding polyribonucleotide nucleotidyltransferase, whose translation MKPVIKQFKFGNSTVTLETGRIARQASGAVLVSIDNAVSVLCTVVAAKSADPGKDFFPLSVHYVEKTYAAGRIPGGFFKREGRPSEKETLTSRLIDRPIRPLFAEGFMNEVQVVCTVVSSDKSTDPDVAAMIGTSAALAVANLPFSGPIGCARVGFDDNTGYVLNPNYEQLKTSRLDMVVAGTEDAVLMVESEAQELTEDQMLGAVLFAHMEFQTVIQAIKELAAEAAKPAFEWTAPVENTALLDAIKGQFGAEIAQAYTITIKQDRYKRLGELRDQAIAALTGDEEGKPSVGEVKDAFGEIEYRTVRESIVNGNPRIDGRDTKTVRPLNIEVGVLDRTHGSALFTRGETQALVVTTLGTARDSQLLDMLEGERKEPFMFHYNFPPFSVGECGRMGGTGRREIGHGRLARRGVQAVMPDMEQFPYSIRVVSEITESNGSSSMASVCGASLALMDAGVPLKAPVAGIAMGLVKEGDKFAVLTDILGDEDHLGDMDFKVAGTEKGVTALQMDIKINGITEEIMEIALQQANEARLHILKQMNEVLPESRKELSANAPTMISMKIDPDKIRDVIGKGGAVIRGICEETGASIDITDDGMVKIFAASKDAANAAKARVDAITAEAEIGKVYTGKVERIVDFGAFVSILPGKDGLVHISQIANQRIEKVTDVLQEGQEVKVLVLDVDNRGRIKLSMKDVEAAEVSGV comes from the coding sequence GTGAAACCGGTAATCAAGCAATTCAAATTCGGTAACAGTACCGTTACCCTGGAAACCGGACGCATCGCCCGCCAGGCCTCCGGCGCCGTGCTGGTAAGCATCGACAATGCCGTCAGCGTCCTGTGTACCGTAGTTGCCGCCAAGTCGGCTGATCCGGGCAAGGACTTCTTCCCGCTGTCGGTGCACTATGTCGAAAAAACCTATGCCGCCGGCCGTATCCCCGGCGGTTTTTTCAAGCGTGAAGGCCGTCCGAGCGAGAAGGAAACCCTGACCTCGCGTCTGATCGACCGACCGATCCGCCCGCTGTTCGCCGAAGGCTTCATGAATGAAGTGCAGGTAGTCTGCACCGTGGTCTCTTCGGACAAGAGCACTGATCCGGATGTCGCCGCCATGATCGGCACCTCCGCCGCCCTGGCTGTCGCCAATCTGCCGTTCAGTGGCCCGATCGGCTGTGCCCGGGTCGGCTTCGACGACAACACCGGTTACGTCCTCAACCCTAACTACGAACAGCTCAAGACCTCGCGTCTGGACATGGTCGTGGCCGGTACCGAAGACGCCGTTTTGATGGTTGAGTCCGAAGCCCAGGAGTTGACCGAAGACCAGATGCTGGGCGCTGTTCTGTTTGCCCACATGGAATTCCAGACTGTGATCCAGGCGATCAAGGAACTGGCCGCCGAGGCCGCCAAGCCGGCGTTCGAGTGGACCGCTCCGGTCGAGAATACCGCGCTGCTGGATGCCATCAAGGGCCAGTTTGGTGCCGAGATCGCCCAAGCCTACACCATCACCATCAAGCAGGATCGCTACAAGCGCCTGGGCGAGCTGCGTGATCAGGCCATTGCTGCCCTGACCGGCGACGAGGAAGGCAAACCTTCGGTCGGCGAGGTCAAGGATGCCTTCGGCGAAATCGAATACCGCACCGTGCGTGAGAGCATCGTCAACGGCAACCCGCGTATCGATGGCCGTGACACCAAGACCGTGCGTCCGCTGAACATCGAAGTCGGCGTACTGGATCGTACCCACGGCTCGGCGCTGTTCACCCGTGGCGAAACCCAGGCGCTGGTAGTCACCACGCTGGGTACCGCGCGTGACTCACAGTTGCTGGACATGCTCGAAGGTGAGCGCAAAGAGCCCTTCATGTTCCACTACAACTTCCCGCCCTTCTCGGTCGGTGAGTGTGGTCGCATGGGTGGCACTGGTCGCCGTGAAATCGGTCATGGCCGTCTGGCCCGCCGCGGCGTGCAGGCCGTCATGCCCGACATGGAGCAGTTCCCCTACAGCATCCGTGTAGTGTCGGAAATCACCGAATCCAACGGTTCCAGCTCCATGGCGTCGGTCTGTGGTGCGTCGCTGGCGCTGATGGATGCCGGTGTGCCGCTGAAGGCGCCGGTAGCCGGTATCGCCATGGGTCTGGTCAAGGAAGGCGACAAGTTCGCAGTCCTGACTGACATCCTCGGTGACGAGGATCACCTGGGCGACATGGACTTCAAGGTTGCCGGTACCGAGAAGGGTGTCACTGCGCTGCAGATGGATATCAAGATCAACGGTATTACCGAAGAGATCATGGAAATCGCGCTGCAGCAGGCCAACGAAGCCCGTCTGCACATCCTCAAGCAGATGAACGAAGTACTGCCTGAGTCGCGCAAGGAACTGTCGGCCAACGCCCCGACCATGATCAGCATGAAGATCGATCCGGACAAGATCCGCGATGTGATCGGCAAGGGTGGTGCGGTTATTCGTGGTATCTGCGAAGAAACCGGTGCTTCGATCGACATCACCGACGACGGCATGGTCAAGATCTTCGCTGCCAGCAAGGATGCCGCCAATGCCGCCAAGGCCCGGGTTGATGCGATTACCGCTGAAGCGGAAATCGGCAAGGTCTACACCGGCAAGGTCGAGCGCATCGTCGATTTCGGTGCCTTCGTCAGCATCCTGCCTGGCAAGGATGGTCTGGTACACATTTCCCAGATCGCCAACCAGCGCATCGAGAAAGTCACCGACGTGCTGCAGGAAGGCCAGGAAGTCAAGGTCCTGGTTCTGGACGTCGACAACCGTGGCCGGATCAAGCTGTCGATGAAAGATGTCGAAGCCGCCGAGGTCTCGGGCGTCTGA
- the rpsO gene encoding 30S ribosomal protein S15: MALSVEDKAAIVAEYKRGEGDTGSPEVQVALLTANINKLQGHFKENGKDHHSRRGLIRMVNQRRKLLDYLKSKDVARYSDLIGRLGLRR, from the coding sequence ATGGCACTGAGTGTTGAAGATAAGGCCGCAATCGTAGCCGAGTACAAGCGTGGCGAAGGTGACACCGGTTCCCCGGAAGTCCAGGTAGCGCTGTTGACCGCCAACATCAACAAGCTGCAAGGTCACTTCAAGGAAAACGGCAAGGACCACCACTCCCGTCGTGGTCTGATCCGCATGGTTAACCAGCGTCGTAAGCTGCTGGACTACCTCAAGTCCAAAGACGTTGCTCGCTACAGTGATCTGATCGGCCGTCTGGGTCTGCGTCGCTAA
- the truB gene encoding tRNA pseudouridine(55) synthase TruB, whose translation MSRPRNKRRDIDGILILDKPLGMTSNAALQKVRWLFNANKGGHTGSLDPLASGVLPLCLGEATKFSQFLLDADKAYITEARLGMTTTTGDAEGDVLEMRPVAVELAQVEALLPRFTGDIEQIPPMYSALKQGGQPLYKLARAGETVERQARSVRISRLQLLGLDGDRLRLEVHCSKGTYIRTLVEDIGQALGCGAHVAELRRIQAGPFSLSQAVSLDTLEQRHADGGAEALDDLLLPIDSGLADWPVVQLTEQTAYYLNHGQAVRVPGAPAFGMVRLYEPSGRFIGIGEMTDDARVAPKRLLRFNA comes from the coding sequence GTGTCGCGTCCGCGTAACAAGCGCCGTGATATCGACGGCATTCTGATTCTCGACAAGCCGCTGGGCATGACTTCAAATGCCGCACTGCAGAAGGTGCGCTGGTTGTTCAACGCCAACAAGGGTGGACATACCGGCAGTCTCGATCCGCTGGCCAGTGGCGTGCTGCCGCTGTGTCTGGGCGAGGCGACCAAGTTCTCGCAATTCCTGCTGGATGCCGACAAGGCCTATATCACCGAGGCGCGGCTGGGTATGACCACTACCACCGGTGACGCCGAAGGCGATGTGCTGGAAATGCGCCCGGTGGCAGTCGAGCTGGCCCAGGTCGAAGCTCTGTTGCCCCGCTTTACTGGCGATATCGAGCAAATTCCGCCGATGTACTCGGCGCTCAAGCAGGGTGGCCAGCCACTGTACAAGCTGGCCCGGGCCGGCGAGACGGTGGAGCGTCAGGCGCGATCTGTTAGAATATCGCGTCTGCAACTGCTCGGACTCGACGGCGATCGCCTGCGGCTCGAGGTGCACTGCAGCAAGGGCACCTATATCCGCACCCTGGTTGAGGATATTGGTCAGGCGCTGGGCTGTGGTGCGCATGTTGCCGAGCTGCGGCGAATTCAGGCCGGGCCGTTCAGTCTGTCCCAGGCGGTCAGTCTGGATACTCTGGAGCAACGCCATGCTGACGGCGGGGCCGAAGCTCTGGACGATCTGCTGCTGCCGATCGACAGCGGGCTGGCGGATTGGCCGGTGGTCCAGCTCACCGAGCAGACCGCCTATTACCTGAACCATGGTCAGGCGGTCCGGGTGCCGGGTGCGCCGGCTTTCGGCATGGTCCGGTTGTATGAGCCTTCCGGGCGTTTCATCGGTATCGGCGAGATGACCGATGATGCGCGGGTGGCGCCGAAGCGTTTGTTGCGCTTCAATGCATGA
- the rbfA gene encoding 30S ribosome-binding factor RbfA, giving the protein MAKEYSRTQRVADQMQRELALLVQREVKDPRLGMVTITAVEVSRDLAHAKVFFTLLGKDSDEDVALNQEILKDAAGFLRMQLGRAMKLRSIPHLHFNYDESVRRGVHLSSLIERAVAEDRKHPKDGEE; this is encoded by the coding sequence ATGGCCAAAGAATACAGCCGTACCCAGCGGGTTGCCGACCAGATGCAGCGTGAACTGGCGCTGCTGGTCCAGCGCGAGGTCAAGGACCCGCGCCTGGGCATGGTGACCATTACCGCGGTTGAAGTCAGCCGCGACCTGGCCCATGCCAAGGTGTTTTTTACCTTGCTGGGCAAGGACAGTGACGAAGATGTCGCACTCAATCAGGAGATTCTGAAGGACGCCGCCGGCTTTCTGCGCATGCAGTTGGGGCGGGCCATGAAGCTGCGCAGCATCCCGCACCTGCACTTCAATTATGACGAGAGTGTTCGCCGCGGCGTGCACCTGTCGTCGCTGATCGAGCGGGCGGTGGCCGAAGATCGCAAGCATCCGAAGGATGGCGAGGAGTAG
- the infB gene encoding translation initiation factor IF-2, with the protein MAEVTVKELASVVGTPVERLLQQMKEAGLKQTGPEQSVSDEEKQALLAFLKNAHGESASEPRKITLQRKTVSTLKVSGSKTVNVEVRKKKTYVKRDPAELEAERQRELEELRAAEEARQRAEEARRKAEEDARLAAEESARKAEEERLKAEAVKAQPAAQEPVKQPEPVAAVAAEPPAAVPAAAEPAKKKEEHRRKPSRAEEEEERNRKRAGGHGGKDKARQTARIIEDEDGLSRRRGGGGKLKAKKRNQHGFEKPTGPLVREVVIGETITVAELAQKMSVKAAEVIKYMFKNGTMVTINQVLDQDTASIVAEDMGHKVKQVRESDIEDQLVESMHFEGEEVSRAPVVTVMGHVDHGKTSLLDYIRRAKVAAGEAGGITQHIGAYHVETERGMVTFLDTPGHAAFTAMRARGAQATDIVILVVAADDGVMPQTEEAVQHAKAAGVPIVVAVNKIDKEDADPDRIKNDLAARDVIPEEWGGDTMFVHVSAKVGTGIDELLEAVLLQAEVLELKAQPSAPGKGVVVESRLDKGRGPVATVLVQNGTLRQGDIVLAGVNYGRVRAMLDENGQPIKEAGPSIPVEILGLDGTPDAGDELTVVSDEKKAREVALFRQGKFREIKLARQQSAKLENMFESMGQDEKKTLNVVLKADVRGSLEALMGSLSDLGNEEVQVKIVSGGVGGITETDANLALASNAVIFGFNVRADATARKIIESEGIDLRYYSVIYDIIDDVKKALTGMLGSDVREQILGVAEVRDVFRSPKFGAVAGCMVIEGTVHRNRPIRVLRDDVVIYEGELESLRRFKDDVAEVRNGMECGIGVKNYNDVRAGDRIEVFEKVQVARTL; encoded by the coding sequence AGAAGCAGGTCTAAAACAGACCGGCCCGGAGCAGTCGGTTTCCGATGAGGAGAAACAGGCTCTGTTGGCATTTCTCAAGAATGCCCATGGCGAATCGGCCAGCGAGCCGCGCAAGATTACTTTGCAGCGCAAGACAGTCAGCACCCTGAAGGTGTCCGGCAGCAAGACGGTCAACGTCGAAGTGCGTAAGAAGAAAACTTACGTCAAGCGTGATCCGGCCGAACTGGAGGCCGAGCGTCAGCGTGAGCTGGAAGAGCTGCGTGCTGCTGAAGAGGCACGTCAGCGGGCTGAGGAAGCCCGGCGCAAGGCCGAGGAAGATGCTCGCCTGGCGGCTGAGGAAAGCGCACGCAAGGCCGAAGAAGAGCGGCTGAAGGCCGAAGCCGTCAAGGCTCAGCCTGCTGCCCAAGAGCCGGTCAAGCAGCCGGAGCCGGTTGCCGCAGTTGCCGCCGAGCCCCCTGCTGCAGTACCTGCCGCAGCTGAACCGGCCAAGAAGAAGGAAGAGCACCGGCGCAAGCCAAGCCGGGCTGAGGAAGAGGAAGAGCGCAATCGCAAGCGCGCTGGTGGTCATGGTGGCAAGGACAAGGCCCGTCAGACCGCTCGTATCATCGAGGATGAGGATGGTCTGAGCCGGCGTCGTGGCGGCGGTGGCAAACTCAAGGCCAAGAAACGCAATCAGCATGGGTTCGAGAAGCCCACAGGACCTCTAGTGCGCGAAGTTGTGATCGGCGAAACCATCACCGTGGCCGAACTGGCCCAGAAGATGTCGGTGAAGGCAGCCGAGGTCATCAAATACATGTTCAAGAACGGCACCATGGTAACTATCAACCAGGTGCTGGATCAGGACACTGCCAGCATTGTGGCCGAGGATATGGGGCACAAGGTCAAGCAGGTCCGCGAGAGCGACATCGAAGACCAACTGGTCGAATCGATGCATTTCGAAGGTGAAGAAGTGTCGCGCGCGCCGGTGGTGACCGTCATGGGTCACGTCGACCACGGCAAGACCTCGTTGCTCGACTATATTCGCCGGGCCAAGGTTGCGGCCGGTGAGGCTGGCGGCATTACCCAGCACATCGGCGCCTACCACGTTGAAACCGAGCGTGGCATGGTTACCTTCCTCGACACCCCCGGTCACGCCGCCTTTACCGCGATGCGTGCCCGTGGTGCCCAGGCCACCGATATCGTGATCCTGGTAGTGGCCGCCGACGACGGTGTGATGCCGCAGACCGAAGAGGCCGTACAGCATGCCAAGGCTGCTGGCGTGCCGATCGTGGTGGCGGTGAACAAGATCGACAAGGAAGATGCTGATCCGGATCGGATCAAGAACGATTTGGCCGCGCGTGACGTGATCCCCGAAGAATGGGGTGGTGACACCATGTTTGTCCACGTCTCGGCCAAGGTCGGCACCGGTATCGACGAGTTGCTGGAAGCGGTTCTGCTGCAAGCCGAAGTACTTGAGCTCAAGGCCCAGCCATCAGCACCGGGTAAGGGCGTGGTGGTTGAGTCGCGGCTGGACAAGGGCCGTGGCCCGGTTGCCACCGTGCTGGTGCAGAACGGTACTCTGCGTCAGGGCGATATCGTGCTGGCCGGAGTCAACTATGGCCGGGTGCGGGCGATGCTCGATGAAAACGGCCAGCCGATCAAGGAAGCTGGTCCGTCGATTCCGGTCGAGATCCTGGGTCTGGATGGCACCCCGGATGCTGGTGATGAGCTGACTGTGGTATCCGACGAGAAGAAGGCCCGTGAAGTGGCACTGTTCCGTCAGGGCAAGTTCCGCGAAATCAAGCTGGCGCGTCAGCAATCGGCCAAGCTCGAGAACATGTTCGAAAGCATGGGCCAGGACGAGAAGAAGACTCTCAACGTCGTGCTCAAGGCCGATGTGCGTGGTTCGCTGGAGGCCCTGATGGGCTCGCTCAGCGATCTGGGCAACGAGGAAGTTCAGGTCAAGATTGTCTCTGGCGGGGTGGGTGGTATCACCGAAACCGATGCCAACCTGGCGCTGGCCTCCAACGCGGTAATCTTCGGCTTCAACGTCCGGGCTGACGCCACTGCGCGCAAGATCATCGAGAGCGAAGGCATCGACCTGCGCTACTACAGTGTGATCTACGACATCATCGATGATGTCAAGAAGGCACTGACCGGTATGCTTGGCAGCGATGTTCGCGAACAGATTCTGGGTGTTGCCGAAGTGCGTGATGTGTTCCGTTCGCCGAAGTTCGGTGCGGTGGCTGGTTGTATGGTCATAGAAGGTACCGTCCATCGTAATCGCCCGATCCGTGTGCTGCGCGACGACGTGGTGATCTACGAAGGTGAGCTGGAGTCGCTGCGCCGCTTCAAAGACGATGTCGCCGAAGTGCGTAATGGCATGGAGTGCGGTATCGGCGTGAAGAACTACAATGACGTACGTGCTGGTGACCGGATCGAGGTATTCGAGAAGGTCCAGGTTGCACGCACGCTCTAA